From a single Bacteroidia bacterium genomic region:
- a CDS encoding UPF0175 family protein, translated as MIIEIPDRLLQGVSEADLKLKIAISLFQDEIFTLAQASRFAGMPRRDFQKELGKRKIPVHYGIEELDQDMKNLDELFGDRRK; from the coding sequence ATGATCATCGAAATTCCAGACAGATTGCTTCAGGGAGTGAGTGAGGCTGACTTAAAGCTGAAAATTGCAATAAGTCTTTTTCAGGATGAAATATTCACTTTGGCTCAGGCCAGCCGTTTTGCTGGAATGCCGCGAAGGGATTTTCAGAAGGAATTGGGGAAACGTAAAATCCCAGTTCATTATGGAATTGAGGAATTGGATCAGGATATGAAAAACTTAGATGAGTTATTCGGTGATCGTCGTAAGTGA
- a CDS encoding thioesterase has translation MSLATTELHIIRANEVDINRRLTLPAMINLMQETAWSNTEDLDASVYHLQELGITWVVTRLKITIYDLPLHREKVYVETWPSGTARAFVYRDYRVYSEQKSLLAEATSTWIVLDFVNRNISRLPDEMTPRTRVPEGCTPLPRATDRIVMPETTLPEKRFSVRWHDLDPNGHVNNMLYFQWALEALPEIWSRQGQVAEMDMIIRSECGHGDTILSRIGRESEKVFVHEIVQESEGRILAQARTVMR, from the coding sequence ATGTCACTCGCCACAACAGAACTGCATATTATCCGGGCAAATGAGGTTGACATCAACCGCAGGCTCACCCTTCCGGCTATGATCAACCTGATGCAGGAGACGGCATGGAGCAATACAGAAGATCTGGATGCCTCGGTTTATCACCTTCAGGAGCTGGGCATTACCTGGGTAGTTACGCGACTAAAAATAACGATTTACGACCTGCCGCTCCACCGGGAAAAAGTCTATGTCGAAACCTGGCCTTCGGGCACAGCACGGGCATTTGTATATCGCGATTACCGTGTGTACAGCGAACAAAAGTCCTTACTGGCCGAGGCTACCAGCACCTGGATCGTGCTGGACTTCGTCAACCGCAATATCTCTCGTCTGCCCGACGAAATGACTCCCCGCACCCGGGTGCCGGAAGGGTGTACTCCTCTGCCAAGGGCAACCGACCGCATCGTGATGCCGGAGACAACGTTACCTGAAAAACGCTTTTCCGTACGCTGGCACGACCTCGACCCCAACGGCCATGTCAATAATATGCTTTACTTCCAATGGGCACTGGAAGCACTTCCCGAAATATGGTCCCGACAGGGCCAGGTTGCGGAAATGGACATGATCATCCGCTCAGAATGCGGACACGGCGATACCATCTTATCGAGAATCGGGCGCGAATCGGAAAAAGTATTTGTTCATGAAATCGTCCAGGAAAGTGAAGGCCGAATCCTTGCCCAGGCTCGTACGGTTATGCGCTAA
- a CDS encoding tetratricopeptide repeat protein: protein MNPGYEDYPPDARGDMDHLLAYIYGDLPETEASAISREIDRNIGLRMMVSGMIHVKEIKGFASWPEHREWLDHRKNTIDGVLRQYRRSQRNQRLKMSMAFASVVLFIVYLINLPLFSSPKLYKKYQTKPEIAVTTVGQWPLQNPATFTNYYTANQYLQVLEECNRMLRIDSTLLDVRLYAGFCYLELNDPDKAMEQFSRIIVSGSDDEHLCSQAIWQSGLAYIKAQDFERAIQVFDTLATTPTIKREDGRLAQKARKILWRAKVRNFVLQNIVHRGQA from the coding sequence ATGAACCCAGGCTACGAAGACTACCCGCCAGACGCACGAGGAGATATGGATCACCTTCTGGCTTATATCTACGGAGATTTGCCCGAAACGGAGGCCTCTGCAATTTCGCGGGAGATCGACCGAAATATTGGCCTGCGAATGATGGTAAGCGGGATGATTCATGTAAAAGAAATCAAAGGTTTTGCTTCATGGCCCGAACATCGCGAGTGGCTTGACCATCGCAAAAACACAATAGACGGTGTGCTCCGGCAGTATCGGCGAAGCCAGCGAAACCAACGGTTGAAGATGTCCATGGCATTTGCCTCCGTGGTTTTATTTATCGTGTACCTGATAAATCTCCCATTATTTTCCAGCCCAAAGCTCTATAAAAAGTACCAGACCAAGCCTGAAATTGCCGTAACAACGGTAGGCCAGTGGCCTCTGCAAAATCCTGCAACATTTACAAACTACTACACTGCCAACCAATATCTGCAGGTGCTGGAAGAATGCAACCGTATGTTGCGGATTGACTCTACCCTACTGGATGTCAGGCTCTATGCGGGGTTCTGTTATTTAGAATTAAATGACCCGGACAAGGCGATGGAGCAGTTCTCCCGGATCATCGTATCGGGAAGTGATGACGAGCATCTTTGCAGTCAGGCAATCTGGCAGTCTGGCCTTGCCTATATCAAAGCACAGGACTTTGAACGAGCCATTCAGGTTTTTGACACATTGGCGACCACTCCGACGATCAAGCGCGAAGACGGCCGGCTGGCCCAAAAAGCCAGGAAAATACTCTGGCGTGCCAAAGTGCGCAATTTTGTGCTGCAAAATATCGTACACAGAGGCCAGGCGTAA
- a CDS encoding caspase family protein — translation MNILQKLLFFCLLSMNLFPVKAAPALAPELMYNGMYQSSKIGFVGNLHCYLKFYANGTVIRTFSNLDQESPKVVASRMNLLEALKFESNVSSGKYVMIGNLVTATFTNSSSSETYTLNIIDFGLMGKYKGVLATRDERYTFLPELTDPQTLFNNQPVTTTPATTPAPTLSGLSLRAPKVYAVVVGVANYAHINSLNYTDDDAFRFYAWLKSPEGGALPDEQISLYIDEAARRDEILSGLRKQFGKAGPNDLVLFYFSGHGAQGAFIPADFDGTSHELTHASVRQIFDQSKARYKICIADACHSGSLDKGVKSAWNGVYDSYYTALSNSGGGMALFMSSKAEETSLEIGGLRQSVFTYYLLEGLKGNADVNRNKVVTIQELYNYVAANVKSYTANRQSPVINGNYDKDMPVGVLR, via the coding sequence ATGAACATTTTGCAAAAACTTCTGTTTTTCTGCCTGCTTTCGATGAACCTTTTCCCGGTAAAAGCAGCTCCGGCACTCGCGCCCGAACTGATGTACAACGGTATGTATCAGTCTTCAAAAATCGGGTTTGTCGGAAATCTGCATTGTTACCTGAAGTTTTATGCCAATGGCACCGTCATTCGCACTTTTTCCAATCTGGATCAGGAGTCGCCCAAAGTGGTTGCGTCGCGCATGAATCTGCTGGAAGCATTAAAATTTGAATCCAATGTCAGCTCCGGGAAATATGTCATGATTGGCAACCTCGTTACTGCAACATTCACCAACTCCAGCTCAAGCGAAACCTATACCCTCAATATTATCGATTTTGGGTTGATGGGAAAATATAAGGGCGTACTGGCCACCCGCGATGAACGTTATACCTTCCTTCCTGAACTGACAGATCCGCAGACATTGTTTAATAACCAGCCAGTAACAACCACCCCTGCGACCACTCCTGCGCCTACTTTAAGCGGACTTTCACTTCGCGCACCCAAGGTGTATGCGGTAGTGGTGGGCGTCGCCAATTATGCCCATATCAACAGTCTCAATTATACCGATGACGATGCCTTCCGCTTTTATGCCTGGCTGAAAAGTCCCGAAGGCGGAGCCTTGCCTGACGAACAAATCTCCCTGTACATTGACGAAGCGGCCCGCCGCGATGAAATTCTTTCAGGGCTGAGGAAACAGTTTGGCAAAGCCGGACCCAACGACCTTGTATTGTTTTATTTTTCCGGACACGGTGCCCAGGGGGCGTTTATTCCTGCCGATTTTGATGGCACTTCTCATGAGCTTACTCATGCCAGCGTCAGACAAATTTTTGATCAGAGTAAAGCCCGTTACAAAATATGTATCGCCGATGCGTGTCATTCGGGAAGTCTCGACAAAGGGGTAAAATCGGCATGGAATGGCGTTTATGATAGCTATTACACCGCATTATCCAATTCAGGTGGAGGAATGGCCTTGTTTATGTCCTCCAAAGCAGAGGAAACCTCGCTGGAAATCGGCGGTTTGCGTCAAAGTGTATTTACCTACTATTTGCTCGAAGGATTGAAGGGCAATGCAGATGTCAACCGGAATAAAGTCGTGACTATTCAGGAGTTGTACAATTACGTGGCAGCGAATGTGAAAAGCTATACCGCCAACCGCCAGAGCCCGGTGATCAATGGCAATTACGACAAGGATATGCCTGTAGGGGTGCTGAGGTGA
- a CDS encoding T9SS type A sorting domain-containing protein, whose translation MKNLYALVIAFLFVGMVHGQTTKTITDNGNGTGTVTWSNDTTYILDGFVFVNSGQILTIEAGTVVKGKPGQTTDASALIVARGGKIMAQGTAAEPIIFTAEADDVTNPFDIPENTTGLWGGVIILGNAQLNSSPGESAIEGIPTTETRGLYGAIDTNGDTIPDSWNDLDNSGVFTYCSIRYGGTDIGAGNEINGLSLGGVGAGTKIDHVEVIFNADDGFEFFGGTVQASHLIAAFCGDDAFDYDEGFRGRGQFWFAVQSDSAGSDRGGEHDGGTDPELGQPFATPTIYNVTYIGRGGAGSGRAITFRDNAGGIYRNSIFTEYGRGIDIEILGGSDDSYKMYQDGLLKLENNLFWNVAGNDPSKGFTITAASFGGISIPDSTAIVDAAKSDLQSYFVSGGNDVANPRFRSISRESQSGLLDPRPLPGSAAYDNLASYPNNKFFTPVNYKGAFSSSSDSWALGWTLLDEMGYFPDFTEGTVTITDNGSGTGTTTWTSNNTYLLDGFVFVNSGDTLNIEAGTVIKGKPGQASDASALIVARGGYINAIGTCEDPIIFTGEADDVTNPFDIPLNTTGLWGGVILLGNAQINSSPGQSAIEGIPTTEPRGLYGAIDTNGDTIPDSWNDEDNSGHLSYISVRHGGTDIGAGNEINGMTFGGVGSGTIVDHIEVIFNADDGYEFFGGTVQTKYLIAAYCGDDSYDYDEGFRGKGQFWVAFQSDSAGSDRGGEHDGGTDPELGQPFATPTIYNATYIGRSGTGSGRAVTFRDNAGGIYRNSIFTEFGRGVDIEILGNSDDSYKMYQDGLLKLENNIFWNVAGNDASKGFTISALSFGGISVGDSTTTVDNAKADITAYFGTANNVMADPLFPSLSWTNDEMLDPRPSNQGPAYQNLAALPAGDNFFTAVPFKGAFSNDTDFWASCWTLMDELGYFPLGSSLTAIEKDLEILTAITVYPNPNNGMFNIRIQDAKPETVGIVIFDMMGKVVFDQQVRPVDGTIETEVDLSMLPAGMYIMRATQVQNVIGVSRIIKQ comes from the coding sequence ATGAAAAACCTCTATGCTTTAGTTATTGCCTTTCTGTTTGTGGGTATGGTACATGGTCAAACAACCAAAACCATCACTGACAATGGAAACGGAACAGGCACAGTTACCTGGTCAAATGACACAACCTACATCCTTGATGGGTTCGTATTCGTCAACTCTGGTCAAATACTGACCATCGAAGCCGGGACCGTCGTAAAAGGCAAACCTGGTCAGACTACCGATGCTTCTGCCCTGATTGTTGCCCGCGGGGGTAAAATTATGGCTCAGGGTACTGCTGCAGAACCCATCATTTTCACAGCAGAAGCTGATGATGTAACCAACCCGTTTGACATTCCCGAAAACACTACCGGTCTATGGGGCGGTGTGATCATCCTCGGAAACGCACAACTCAACTCCTCTCCCGGTGAGTCGGCTATCGAAGGTATTCCTACCACAGAGACCCGTGGTCTTTACGGAGCTATCGACACCAATGGCGATACCATTCCCGATTCATGGAATGATCTGGATAACTCTGGTGTATTTACCTATTGCTCCATTCGTTACGGCGGTACCGATATTGGTGCCGGAAACGAAATCAACGGTCTTTCACTTGGCGGTGTAGGTGCCGGTACAAAAATTGACCACGTAGAAGTTATCTTCAACGCAGATGACGGATTTGAATTTTTTGGTGGAACCGTTCAGGCAAGCCATTTGATTGCAGCTTTCTGTGGCGATGATGCGTTTGACTATGACGAAGGTTTCCGCGGAAGAGGTCAGTTCTGGTTTGCTGTTCAGTCTGACTCTGCTGGTTCTGACCGCGGTGGTGAGCATGACGGTGGCACTGACCCCGAGCTTGGGCAGCCTTTTGCAACCCCTACCATTTACAATGTTACGTATATCGGACGCGGTGGAGCAGGGAGTGGCCGTGCGATTACCTTCCGCGACAATGCCGGCGGTATCTATCGCAACTCTATCTTCACCGAGTATGGCAGAGGTATTGATATCGAAATCCTGGGAGGCAGCGACGACAGCTACAAAATGTATCAGGATGGTCTGCTGAAACTGGAAAACAACCTCTTCTGGAATGTTGCCGGCAATGACCCCTCCAAAGGATTTACTATCACTGCTGCCAGCTTTGGCGGGATCAGCATTCCTGACTCTACTGCTATTGTAGATGCCGCGAAATCAGATCTTCAGTCATATTTTGTAAGCGGTGGAAACGATGTGGCTAACCCACGTTTTCGCTCTATCTCCCGTGAATCCCAGTCTGGTCTGCTCGATCCAAGACCACTTCCGGGCAGTGCCGCTTACGATAACCTTGCTTCTTATCCGAATAATAAATTTTTCACACCAGTTAACTATAAAGGTGCCTTCAGCTCTTCTTCAGATAGCTGGGCGTTGGGTTGGACCCTGCTCGACGAAATGGGTTATTTCCCCGATTTTACCGAAGGTACTGTTACCATAACAGACAACGGTTCCGGTACAGGCACCACCACATGGACCAGCAATAATACCTACCTTCTCGATGGGTTTGTATTTGTCAATAGCGGTGATACCCTCAACATCGAAGCTGGAACCGTAATCAAAGGCAAACCTGGTCAGGCATCTGATGCATCTGCCCTGATCGTTGCCCGTGGTGGATATATCAATGCTATCGGTACCTGTGAAGATCCCATCATCTTTACTGGCGAGGCAGACGACGTTACTAATCCTTTTGATATTCCTTTGAACACTACCGGTCTTTGGGGTGGGGTGATCCTTCTGGGAAATGCCCAGATCAACTCCTCTCCCGGTCAATCTGCTATCGAAGGTATTCCTACCACTGAACCACGCGGTCTTTACGGTGCGATCGACACCAATGGCGACACCATTCCCGATTCATGGAATGACGAAGATAACTCTGGTCACCTGAGCTATATCTCTGTTCGCCATGGCGGTACTGATATTGGTGCAGGTAATGAAATCAACGGTATGACTTTTGGCGGTGTAGGTTCCGGAACCATTGTAGATCACATCGAAGTTATTTTCAATGCAGATGACGGATATGAGTTTTTCGGCGGAACTGTTCAGACCAAATACCTGATCGCTGCTTATTGTGGTGATGACTCTTATGACTACGATGAAGGATTCCGCGGAAAAGGCCAGTTCTGGGTTGCTTTCCAGTCTGACTCCGCAGGTTCTGACCGCGGTGGTGAGCATGATGGGGGTACTGATCCTGAGCTAGGTCAGCCATTTGCAACGCCTACTATCTACAACGCTACTTATATAGGTCGTAGTGGTACAGGCAGCGGTCGTGCGGTTACTTTCCGCGACAATGCCGGTGGTATCTACCGCAACTCCATCTTCACTGAATTTGGCCGGGGCGTGGATATCGAAATCCTTGGAAACAGCGACGACAGCTACAAAATGTATCAGGACGGCTTGCTCAAACTGGAAAACAATATCTTCTGGAATGTTGCCGGCAATGATGCTTCCAAAGGATTTACAATCTCAGCTTTGAGCTTTGGGGGTATCTCTGTGGGAGATTCTACAACAACGGTTGACAATGCAAAAGCTGATATTACTGCTTACTTTGGCACCGCAAACAACGTAATGGCTGACCCGCTCTTCCCCTCTCTTAGCTGGACCAACGACGAAATGCTCGACCCTCGTCCTTCCAACCAGGGACCTGCTTACCAGAACCTGGCTGCACTGCCTGCTGGCGATAACTTCTTCACAGCGGTTCCTTTTAAAGGTGCTTTCAGCAATGATACAGACTTCTGGGCTTCCTGCTGGACTCTGATGGACGAACTGGGCTATTTCCCACTGGGTAGTTCACTGACAGCTATCGAAAAAGACCTCGAAATTCTGACCGCCATTACCGTTTACCCCAACCCCAACAACGGTATGTTCAACATCAGAATTCAGGATGCCAAACCAGAGACAGTCGGTATTGTGATCTTCGACATGATGGGTAAAGTAGTATTCGATCAGCAGGTTCGCCCGGTTGACGGAACGATTGAAACGGAAGTTGATCTTTCCATGCTGCCTGCCGGTATGTACATCATGCGTGCAACTCAAGTACAAAATGTGATTGGCGTTAGCAGAATTATCAAACAATAA
- a CDS encoding DUF3368 domain-containing protein, whose translation MSYSVIVVSDTSPISNLIDLGQLTLLRALFNQVVIPTAVESELLQVEDPQFRHSYLQSRESGWLIVKSPVNLSEVNRLKQILDPGEAEAISLALELNAQTLLIDERMGYKVAHQSHLRAVGVLGILIEAKRKGLIPDVRSYLDKLKYEIGFWVSDNVYRHVLNLADER comes from the coding sequence ATGAGTTATTCGGTGATCGTCGTAAGTGATACTTCTCCTATAAGTAATTTGATTGATTTAGGACAGTTAACTCTGTTAAGGGCACTCTTCAATCAGGTAGTCATACCTACTGCGGTAGAAAGTGAATTATTGCAAGTTGAAGACCCCCAATTCCGTCACTCTTACTTACAATCCCGAGAATCGGGTTGGTTAATCGTAAAATCCCCTGTTAACTTATCAGAAGTTAATCGCTTAAAACAAATACTTGACCCAGGAGAAGCTGAAGCTATTTCACTTGCATTGGAATTGAATGCCCAAACATTGCTTATTGATGAAAGAATGGGGTATAAGGTCGCACATCAAAGCCATTTGCGCGCAGTAGGTGTTTTAGGTATCCTGATTGAGGCCAAAAGAAAGGGCTTGATTCCTGATGTTCGTTCATACCTTGACAAGCTAAAATACGAGATTGGCTTTTGGGTTTCAGATAATGTATATAGGCATGTATTGAATCTTGCAGATGAGCGCTAA
- a CDS encoding ankyrin repeat domain-containing protein — protein MLRSIRIYFRRRKVIRMVGSFDEAGLLAAVEETNRQALEILLKDRISPDARTPKGLPALSLAIRKGDLHVVSMLIDAKANIDAQDKDGRTPLMKAIESGNRHIFSLLIEQDPELDMVDRDGETALFKAVREGNTTFCRKIIDMGANVDVVNQNGLTPLMLAVDQARIGIVKSLLQAGADPMVKDDSGQTVLDRYHGNSRISQMLKDALARRGIKDKSSGTANISLPGLSLSGLVLPFLSMNEGIIGQLPQLGSLLIGLAEGILESIGATTNLQQVEQKSKAMIEQINLDFLRTENATSPANEKAILWLQEQIRRTLQLMIELRTAGNRVTALLARKPEETPGETAGEITGYLNQALLEAAATGHRELVALLVSAGADPSATNENGETASDLALAKEFYEIVQLLKG, from the coding sequence ATGCTCCGCAGTATCCGGATATATTTTCGCAGACGTAAAGTCATTCGAATGGTCGGCTCTTTCGATGAAGCCGGCCTCCTGGCTGCTGTGGAAGAAACCAATCGACAGGCACTCGAAATTCTCCTGAAAGATCGTATTTCCCCCGATGCCCGCACGCCTAAAGGTCTGCCGGCACTTTCCCTCGCTATCCGGAAAGGCGATCTTCACGTGGTCTCTATGCTCATTGATGCCAAAGCGAATATCGACGCGCAGGACAAAGATGGTCGCACCCCGCTGATGAAAGCCATTGAAAGTGGAAACCGGCATATTTTTTCCCTTCTCATAGAGCAGGATCCGGAGTTGGATATGGTAGATCGGGACGGTGAAACTGCGCTGTTTAAGGCGGTAAGAGAAGGAAATACAACATTTTGCCGAAAAATCATCGATATGGGGGCGAATGTAGATGTTGTTAATCAAAACGGCCTTACCCCCCTTATGCTCGCTGTGGACCAGGCCCGCATTGGTATCGTCAAATCCCTGTTGCAGGCAGGCGCCGATCCGATGGTAAAAGACGATTCCGGGCAGACCGTGCTAGACCGTTATCACGGCAACTCCCGTATCTCTCAAATGCTGAAAGACGCCCTGGCGCGCAGAGGCATAAAAGACAAATCCAGTGGGACAGCCAATATTTCCCTGCCGGGACTTTCCCTTTCCGGACTGGTATTGCCCTTTCTTTCCATGAATGAAGGAATCATCGGGCAGTTGCCACAGTTGGGTTCGCTGTTGATCGGCCTGGCGGAAGGCATACTGGAATCGATCGGTGCCACGACCAACCTGCAGCAGGTAGAGCAGAAGAGCAAAGCCATGATTGAACAGATCAATCTTGATTTTCTCCGCACAGAGAATGCCACGAGCCCAGCCAATGAGAAGGCGATTCTGTGGTTGCAGGAACAAATCCGCCGTACGCTACAGTTGATGATCGAACTTCGGACCGCCGGCAACCGCGTCACTGCATTACTTGCGCGAAAGCCTGAAGAAACTCCCGGGGAGACCGCCGGAGAAATTACCGGTTATCTCAACCAGGCACTGCTGGAAGCAGCGGCCACAGGTCATCGCGAACTGGTCGCTTTACTTGTCTCCGCAGGTGCAGATCCTTCGGCCACCAATGAAAACGGCGAAACAGCCAGCGACCTGGCACTGGCCAAGGAGTTTTATGAAATTGTTCAACTTCTGAAAGGATGA
- a CDS encoding TonB-dependent receptor has product MNFKFILSLVFCSVLSLHSLVAAPGTIRGKVTNGQTGEVLLGATVRLIQADQVKGGAYTDIEGSYTIKAEAGTYSMIISYVSFVNDTLEVTVEEGAVIYNETLLFESLATREDLKVEITAKRNQASTVTLYNVKRTSLNTMDGISNDLIKRTGDNDAASAMSRVTGVTVEGGKYVYIRGLGDRYSNTLLNGAAIPSLDPNRNAVQLDIFPSQLIDNIVVYKTFTPDLPANFSGGLVNVITKDFPDRLRINFSASATYNPQANLIDNFLTYETGKKDWQGRDDGTRALPSEIAGLSGSIPEKTFNVSNLEDINTINRVSNSFKTGMIPSTRKSPLGQNYQFSLGNQNLLFGRPFGYIASLSYRTEYNAYDDGKVARWKNTSSARDGVISDRLTNEREHGVVSGTEEVLWGGLVKLSYKPFDKHKIGVNLMHNQSGTSGAKTLEGPIPLDAVGLIFQTRVLSYLQRSIDIYQVQGDHAFGKLNAYWILSTSHSLQSEPDLRFFSNDYTINGETRTYDLQANLYPEPTRFFRDLDETNNDAKLNFELPVDIWKELQAKIKFGGAYTTKDRTFSENRYLVSQGNKSANYGGDPDAFFGPANTGVFIDTITFRGNTYYQVNYRNTVEDVSELRNRYSGLERVQAAYAMIELPVSERLKFVGGARYEGTRIETLSQDARVDSGNINLNDILPAISSLYKVREDLNLRGSFARTIARPTFREFAPFVSFDFVGDYNLVGNPNLTRTLIDNYDLRLEWYPTPGELISVSGFYKHFNNPIEKVLVPQAANTELTYRNVAEGMAYGVEFELRKNLGFIAPNSLLKNLQVGGNFSLIYSEVDIANDEYQKMIDVDPTRSRTRPVFGQSPYAVNGEVAYLNDSLGLKASLNYNVFGQRLVLVGGVNPDVYEQPRGLLNFSLSKTIKYGLSVTVRANNLLNPDYKQTQVYKETEYIFQNYRLGRSFSLGVSYSL; this is encoded by the coding sequence ATGAATTTCAAATTTATTCTATCTCTGGTTTTTTGCAGCGTACTTTCACTCCACTCACTTGTGGCAGCTCCGGGTACGATTCGTGGAAAAGTAACGAATGGACAGACCGGGGAGGTTCTTCTCGGTGCTACAGTACGTCTGATTCAGGCGGATCAGGTGAAAGGTGGTGCTTACACTGATATAGAAGGTAGCTATACGATAAAAGCAGAAGCAGGTACCTATTCGATGATTATCTCTTATGTATCATTTGTGAATGATACGCTGGAGGTAACGGTTGAAGAGGGTGCAGTTATCTATAATGAAACCCTCCTTTTTGAAAGCCTTGCTACCCGCGAGGATCTGAAAGTGGAAATCACTGCCAAACGCAACCAGGCAAGTACGGTTACACTATACAATGTGAAACGCACTTCGCTGAATACCATGGACGGTATCTCCAATGACCTGATCAAACGTACCGGCGACAACGATGCCGCTTCTGCTATGTCAAGGGTGACAGGTGTAACCGTCGAAGGCGGAAAGTATGTGTATATCCGCGGACTTGGAGACCGCTATTCCAATACCCTGTTAAATGGAGCGGCTATCCCCAGCCTTGACCCCAACCGCAACGCGGTTCAGTTGGATATTTTTCCTTCCCAGCTGATCGACAATATCGTGGTTTATAAAACATTTACCCCTGACCTGCCTGCCAACTTCTCCGGAGGCCTGGTAAATGTAATCACCAAAGATTTTCCCGATCGCCTTCGGATCAACTTTTCTGCTTCGGCAACCTACAACCCACAGGCCAACCTGATCGACAACTTCCTGACCTACGAAACCGGAAAGAAAGACTGGCAGGGACGCGACGACGGTACCCGGGCACTGCCTTCCGAAATCGCTGGCCTTTCCGGAAGTATTCCTGAAAAAACATTTAACGTAAGTAACCTTGAAGATATCAATACCATCAACCGGGTAAGCAATTCTTTTAAAACCGGGATGATCCCTTCTACCAGAAAGTCTCCACTGGGGCAAAACTATCAGTTTTCCCTCGGCAACCAGAACCTGCTTTTTGGCAGACCGTTTGGTTATATCGCTAGCCTTTCTTACCGCACCGAATACAATGCCTATGACGACGGAAAAGTAGCACGCTGGAAAAACACAAGTTCGGCGAGAGATGGTGTCATCTCCGACCGGTTGACCAACGAAAGAGAGCATGGTGTGGTTAGCGGTACGGAAGAAGTATTGTGGGGCGGTCTTGTAAAACTTTCCTACAAACCTTTCGACAAACATAAAATAGGTGTAAACCTGATGCACAACCAAAGCGGTACTTCAGGCGCCAAAACACTGGAAGGCCCTATTCCGCTGGATGCTGTAGGGCTTATTTTCCAAACCCGTGTGCTTAGCTATCTCCAGCGTTCGATAGATATTTATCAGGTACAGGGCGACCATGCCTTCGGCAAACTCAATGCTTACTGGATTCTTTCCACTTCGCATTCTCTGCAGAGTGAACCAGATCTTCGGTTTTTCAGCAACGATTATACGATAAACGGAGAAACCAGAACCTACGATCTTCAGGCTAACCTTTATCCGGAGCCTACGCGCTTTTTCCGCGATCTCGATGAAACCAACAACGATGCAAAGCTAAACTTTGAACTTCCGGTTGACATCTGGAAAGAACTTCAGGCAAAAATCAAGTTTGGCGGCGCTTACACGACTAAAGACCGCACTTTCTCTGAAAACCGCTATCTGGTCAGCCAGGGAAATAAGAGTGCAAATTACGGAGGTGATCCTGATGCCTTTTTTGGCCCGGCAAATACCGGCGTATTCATCGATACCATCACTTTCCGCGGCAATACCTATTATCAGGTAAATTACAGAAATACCGTAGAAGATGTATCTGAGCTTCGCAACAGATATAGCGGTTTAGAGCGTGTGCAGGCCGCTTATGCAATGATCGAACTGCCAGTAAGCGAGAGACTTAAATTTGTGGGTGGCGCACGATATGAAGGAACCAGAATTGAAACCCTTTCTCAGGATGCTAGGGTCGATTCAGGTAATATTAATCTGAATGATATTTTACCTGCCATCAGCTCACTGTATAAAGTCAGAGAGGATCTGAACCTTCGCGGTAGTTTTGCCAGAACCATTGCAAGGCCTACCTTCCGCGAGTTTGCGCCTTTTGTTTCTTTTGACTTCGTCGGAGATTACAACCTGGTGGGTAACCCCAACCTTACCCGTACGCTGATTGACAATTACGACCTGCGTCTGGAGTGGTACCCTACCCCCGGAGAATTGATCTCGGTGAGTGGTTTTTACAAACATTTTAATAACCCCATCGAAAAAGTACTGGTTCCCCAGGCGGCCAACACTGAACTTACATACCGCAACGTTGCTGAAGGAATGGCTTATGGTGTAGAGTTTGAACTTCGTAAAAACTTAGGCTTTATTGCCCCTAACTCCTTGCTGAAAAACCTCCAGGTAGGTGGCAACTTCTCGCTGATTTACTCAGAAGTAGATATTGCCAATGATGAATATCAAAAAATGATTGACGTCGATCCTACCCGCTCAAGAACCCGTCCTGTATTTGGTCAGTCTCCTTACGCAGTGAATGGCGAGGTAGCCTATCTCAACGATTCACTGGGGTTAAAAGCAAGTCTGAACTACAATGTGTTTGGCCAGCGCCTGGTGCTGGTGGGCGGTGTTAACCCTGATGTATATGAGCAGCCCCGTGGCCTGTTGAACTTCTCTCTATCCAAAACGATCAAGTACGGACTTTCGGTTACCGTTCGCGCCAATAACCTCCTGAATCCTGACTACAAACAAACCCAGGTTTACAAAGAGACAGAATACATTTTCCAGAACTATCGTTTAGGCAGATCATTTTCTCTGGGAGTATCGTACAGCCTGTAA